In Bombus huntii isolate Logan2020A chromosome 9, iyBomHunt1.1, whole genome shotgun sequence, a single window of DNA contains:
- the LOC126869127 gene encoding delta-1-pyrroline-5-carboxylate synthase isoform X1, which translates to MYARLLLLRSSKLGCIPRRLASSSSGPRVPKQAGNRVDLHTELQAVEGPRKPTMFNERSQLTYTRRLVVKLGSAVITREDEHGLALGRLASIVEQVAECQNGGRECIMVTSGAVAFGKQKLAQELLMSLSMRETLSPGGHMRKRSGTPLEPRAAAAVGQSGLMSLYDAMFAQYGVKLAQVLVTKPDFYNEETRKNLFSTLSELLSLNIVPIINTNDAVSPPPHVDEEVAGSGGRRGISIKDNDSLAAMLAAEIQADLLILMSDVDGIYNLPPWHDGAKMLHTFSMDLRDTIKFGQKSKVGTGGMDAKVNAALWALDRGVSVVICNGTQEKAIKNILSGRKIGTFFTQTTETFAPVEVVAEEARAGSRILQGLQPEERASCINTLADLLESRQREILSANAKDLEAAEKSGLAKALLSRLSLTPAKLKSLSSGLRQIANDSLTNVGRVLRRTRLAEGLELKQITVPIGVLLVIFESRPDSLPQVAALAMSSANGLLLKGGKEAVNSNRYLMDLVKEALSTVGAANAISLISTREDVGDLLSMGKHIDLVIPRGSSDLVRSIQEQSKHIPVLGHAEGICHVYVDKDADLMKAMKIIRDSKCDYPAACNAMETLLIHESHMKSSFFTDVCNMLQKEGVKVNSGPRLREQLTFGPPAAKSMKTEYGALECAIEVVTDIDDAINHIHKYGSGHTDVIVTENSHSATHFAREVDSACVFHNASTRFSDGYRFGLGAEVGISTARIHARGPVGVDGLLTTKWVLHGDGHAAADFAEGGDKVWLHQSLPINESA; encoded by the exons ATGTACGCGAGATTGTTACTATTGAGATCCAGTAAACTTGGATGTATTCCAAGGAGATTGGCTTCGTCCTCTTCGGGGCCGAGGGTGCCCAAGCAAGCA GGAAATCGAGTAGACTTACACACGGAGTTGCAGGCGGTAGAGGGACCTCGTAAACCAACGATGTTCAACGAACGCAGCCAGCTGACGTATACAAGACGTTTGGTGGTGAAATTGGGCAGCGCCGTGATCACGAGGGAGGATGAGCACGGACTGGCACTGGGACGCTTAGCGTCCATAGTGGAACAGGTAGCCGAATGCCAAAACGGAGGTCGTGAATGTATTATGGTCACTAGCGGTGCGGTTGCATTCGGCAAACAGAAGCTCGCCCAGGAACTGTTGATGTCCTTATCGATGAGGGAAACGCTGAGTCCTGGCGGACACATGAGAAAACGCTCAG GCACCCCTTTGGAACCTAGAGCAGCAGCCGCAGTGGGACAATCAGGCCTGATGTCGTTGTACGACGCCATGTTCGCCCAATATGGAGTGAAACTGGCCCAGGTATTAGTCACCAAGCCGGATTTCTACAACGAGGAAACTCGTAAGAATTTGTTCAGCACCCTGAGCGAATTACTTAGCTTGAACATCGTTCCCATAATCAATACCAACGACGCTGTCTCACCTCCGCCACATGTCGACGAGGAAGTAGCCGGTAGTGGAGGAAGAAGAGGTATTTCCATCAAAGACAACGATTCCTTGGCCGCTATGCTGGCAGCTGAAATTCAGGCAGACTTATTAATCTTAATGAGCGACGTCGATGGCATTTACAATCTGCCTCCGTGGCACGATGGCGCTAAGATGCTGCATACATTTAGCATGGACCTTAGGGACACCATCAAGTTTGGACAAAAGTCGAAGGTCGGTACCGGTGGCATGGACGCGAAAGTTAATGCAGCGCTTTGGGCTCTGGATCGAGGTGTCTCCGTTGTGATCTGTAACGGAACTCAAGAGAAGGCTATAAAGAATATTCTGTCCGGAAGAAAGATCGGTACATTCTTCACACAGACGACCGAAACTTTCGCACCTGTAGAGGTTGTTGCCGAAGAAG CTCGCGCCGGGAGCCGAATACTGCAAGGCCTTCAACCAGAGGAACGAGCAAGCTGTATCAACACGTTGGCTGATCTCCTGGAATCCCGTCAAAGGGAAATTCTAAGTGCTAACGCGAAGGACCTCGAGGCAGCGGAGAAGAGTGGCTTGGCGAAAGCTTTGCTCTCGCGACTTTCCTTGACGCCTGCCAAATTGAAGTCTCTGAGCTCTGGTTTGCGGCAAATTGCCAACGACTCCTTAACGAACGTCGGTCGTGTGCTCAGGAGGACGAGACTGGCTGAAGGTCTCGAACTGAAGCAAATCACTGTTCCCATCGGTGTATTGCTAGTGATATTCGAATCGAGACCCGACAGTCTACCTCAGGTGGCGGCATTGGCAATGTCCAGCGCCAATGGTCTTCTTCTGAAAGGAGGCAAGGAAGCAGTCAACAGCAATCGGTATTTAATGGATCTGGTAAAGGAGGCACTGAGTACCGTCGGCGCTGCAAACGCGATATCCCTCATCTCAACCAGAGAGGACGTTGGTGATCTGCTGTCGATGGGCAAGCACATAGACTTGGTGATTCCTCGAGGCAGCTCTGACCTCGTTCGTAGCATTCAGGAACAATCGAAGCATATCCCCGTGTTAGGTCACGCGGAAGGTATATGCCACGTGTACGTGGACAAGGATGCGGATCTGATGAAAGCTATGAAGATTATCAGAGACTCGAAATGTGATTACCCTGCCGCTTGTAACGCTATGGAGACGTTGCTTATTCATGAAAGTCACATGAAAAGTAGTTTCTTCACGGATGTATGCAACATGCTACAGAAGGAAGGA GTGAAAGTGAATTCCGGGCCGAGACTGAGGGAGCAACTGACGTTCGGGCCACCAGCTGCGAAAAGCATGAAGACCGAGTATGGAGCCCTCGAATGCGCGATCGAGGTCGTGACGGACATCGACGATGCTATAAATCATATTCACAAATACGGCAGCGGGCACACAGATGTCATCGTTACCGAGAACAGCCATAGTGCCACTCACTTCGCAAGGGAAGTCGACAGTGCCTGCGTTTTCCACAATGCCAGTACCCGATTCTCCGATGGGTACAGATTCGGCTTGGGTGCCGAG GTCGGCATTTCCACCGCGCGAATTCATGCACGTGGCCCGGTGGGAGTGGACGGGCTGTTGACCACAAAGTGGGTGTTACATGGTGATGGCCACGCAGCTGCTGATTTTGCAGAGGGTGGCGACAAAGTTTGGTTGCATCAATCTTTACCCATCAACGAGTCTGCATGA
- the LOC126869127 gene encoding delta-1-pyrroline-5-carboxylate synthase isoform X2, with translation MYARLLLLRSSKLGCIPRRLASSSSGPRVPKQAAVEGPRKPTMFNERSQLTYTRRLVVKLGSAVITREDEHGLALGRLASIVEQVAECQNGGRECIMVTSGAVAFGKQKLAQELLMSLSMRETLSPGGHMRKRSGTPLEPRAAAAVGQSGLMSLYDAMFAQYGVKLAQVLVTKPDFYNEETRKNLFSTLSELLSLNIVPIINTNDAVSPPPHVDEEVAGSGGRRGISIKDNDSLAAMLAAEIQADLLILMSDVDGIYNLPPWHDGAKMLHTFSMDLRDTIKFGQKSKVGTGGMDAKVNAALWALDRGVSVVICNGTQEKAIKNILSGRKIGTFFTQTTETFAPVEVVAEEARAGSRILQGLQPEERASCINTLADLLESRQREILSANAKDLEAAEKSGLAKALLSRLSLTPAKLKSLSSGLRQIANDSLTNVGRVLRRTRLAEGLELKQITVPIGVLLVIFESRPDSLPQVAALAMSSANGLLLKGGKEAVNSNRYLMDLVKEALSTVGAANAISLISTREDVGDLLSMGKHIDLVIPRGSSDLVRSIQEQSKHIPVLGHAEGICHVYVDKDADLMKAMKIIRDSKCDYPAACNAMETLLIHESHMKSSFFTDVCNMLQKEGVKVNSGPRLREQLTFGPPAAKSMKTEYGALECAIEVVTDIDDAINHIHKYGSGHTDVIVTENSHSATHFAREVDSACVFHNASTRFSDGYRFGLGAEVGISTARIHARGPVGVDGLLTTKWVLHGDGHAAADFAEGGDKVWLHQSLPINESA, from the exons ATGTACGCGAGATTGTTACTATTGAGATCCAGTAAACTTGGATGTATTCCAAGGAGATTGGCTTCGTCCTCTTCGGGGCCGAGGGTGCCCAAGCAAGCA GCGGTAGAGGGACCTCGTAAACCAACGATGTTCAACGAACGCAGCCAGCTGACGTATACAAGACGTTTGGTGGTGAAATTGGGCAGCGCCGTGATCACGAGGGAGGATGAGCACGGACTGGCACTGGGACGCTTAGCGTCCATAGTGGAACAGGTAGCCGAATGCCAAAACGGAGGTCGTGAATGTATTATGGTCACTAGCGGTGCGGTTGCATTCGGCAAACAGAAGCTCGCCCAGGAACTGTTGATGTCCTTATCGATGAGGGAAACGCTGAGTCCTGGCGGACACATGAGAAAACGCTCAG GCACCCCTTTGGAACCTAGAGCAGCAGCCGCAGTGGGACAATCAGGCCTGATGTCGTTGTACGACGCCATGTTCGCCCAATATGGAGTGAAACTGGCCCAGGTATTAGTCACCAAGCCGGATTTCTACAACGAGGAAACTCGTAAGAATTTGTTCAGCACCCTGAGCGAATTACTTAGCTTGAACATCGTTCCCATAATCAATACCAACGACGCTGTCTCACCTCCGCCACATGTCGACGAGGAAGTAGCCGGTAGTGGAGGAAGAAGAGGTATTTCCATCAAAGACAACGATTCCTTGGCCGCTATGCTGGCAGCTGAAATTCAGGCAGACTTATTAATCTTAATGAGCGACGTCGATGGCATTTACAATCTGCCTCCGTGGCACGATGGCGCTAAGATGCTGCATACATTTAGCATGGACCTTAGGGACACCATCAAGTTTGGACAAAAGTCGAAGGTCGGTACCGGTGGCATGGACGCGAAAGTTAATGCAGCGCTTTGGGCTCTGGATCGAGGTGTCTCCGTTGTGATCTGTAACGGAACTCAAGAGAAGGCTATAAAGAATATTCTGTCCGGAAGAAAGATCGGTACATTCTTCACACAGACGACCGAAACTTTCGCACCTGTAGAGGTTGTTGCCGAAGAAG CTCGCGCCGGGAGCCGAATACTGCAAGGCCTTCAACCAGAGGAACGAGCAAGCTGTATCAACACGTTGGCTGATCTCCTGGAATCCCGTCAAAGGGAAATTCTAAGTGCTAACGCGAAGGACCTCGAGGCAGCGGAGAAGAGTGGCTTGGCGAAAGCTTTGCTCTCGCGACTTTCCTTGACGCCTGCCAAATTGAAGTCTCTGAGCTCTGGTTTGCGGCAAATTGCCAACGACTCCTTAACGAACGTCGGTCGTGTGCTCAGGAGGACGAGACTGGCTGAAGGTCTCGAACTGAAGCAAATCACTGTTCCCATCGGTGTATTGCTAGTGATATTCGAATCGAGACCCGACAGTCTACCTCAGGTGGCGGCATTGGCAATGTCCAGCGCCAATGGTCTTCTTCTGAAAGGAGGCAAGGAAGCAGTCAACAGCAATCGGTATTTAATGGATCTGGTAAAGGAGGCACTGAGTACCGTCGGCGCTGCAAACGCGATATCCCTCATCTCAACCAGAGAGGACGTTGGTGATCTGCTGTCGATGGGCAAGCACATAGACTTGGTGATTCCTCGAGGCAGCTCTGACCTCGTTCGTAGCATTCAGGAACAATCGAAGCATATCCCCGTGTTAGGTCACGCGGAAGGTATATGCCACGTGTACGTGGACAAGGATGCGGATCTGATGAAAGCTATGAAGATTATCAGAGACTCGAAATGTGATTACCCTGCCGCTTGTAACGCTATGGAGACGTTGCTTATTCATGAAAGTCACATGAAAAGTAGTTTCTTCACGGATGTATGCAACATGCTACAGAAGGAAGGA GTGAAAGTGAATTCCGGGCCGAGACTGAGGGAGCAACTGACGTTCGGGCCACCAGCTGCGAAAAGCATGAAGACCGAGTATGGAGCCCTCGAATGCGCGATCGAGGTCGTGACGGACATCGACGATGCTATAAATCATATTCACAAATACGGCAGCGGGCACACAGATGTCATCGTTACCGAGAACAGCCATAGTGCCACTCACTTCGCAAGGGAAGTCGACAGTGCCTGCGTTTTCCACAATGCCAGTACCCGATTCTCCGATGGGTACAGATTCGGCTTGGGTGCCGAG GTCGGCATTTCCACCGCGCGAATTCATGCACGTGGCCCGGTGGGAGTGGACGGGCTGTTGACCACAAAGTGGGTGTTACATGGTGATGGCCACGCAGCTGCTGATTTTGCAGAGGGTGGCGACAAAGTTTGGTTGCATCAATCTTTACCCATCAACGAGTCTGCATGA
- the LOC126869133 gene encoding U4/U6 small nuclear ribonucleoprotein Prp4: MSDDEDLVYVKKQKTVHYGSLEEAERARLVAVAESSEEEKTTTNLGDNASATATLGNIHISNEYMELEDEMSKDRQALLEEFERRKKARQINVSTDDSEVKKNLRQLDEPICLFGEGPADRRTRLRELLANLGEDAIKKKHEEEEKPSHPIERDTETTWYHEGPDSLQIARSWIATYSLPRAKARLGKARQDLELPTATRTARRQELLKKLQALTIYCSQIGDTRPISFCQFSPNSKLLATASWSGLCKIWSVPDCTLLRTLKGHTCNVGCIVFHPKATITEEVVGEKSGQTCVLASCASDGTVKLWSGGSGEEPLAEVEGHEPHRVSRLAFHPSGRFLGTCCYDASWRLWDLEQQAEVLHQEGHARAVHCISFQGDGSVSATGGHDSFGRVWDLRTGRCIMFMEGHLKSIFGIDFSPNGFHIATASEDNTSKIWDLRKRSCVYTIPAHTNLLSDVKYQRIEGQYLVTASYDNTAKIWSNKTWQPLKTLPGHDGKVMSVDISSDHKFIGTSSYDRTFKLWAPENM; encoded by the exons ATGTCAGATGACGAAGATTTGGTTTATGTTAAGAAGCAAAAGACTGTTCATTATGGATCCCTCGAAGAAGCAGAGCGTGCTAGATTGGTTGCTGTGGCTGAATCTTCCGAGGAAGAAAAGACTACCACAAATTTGGGAGATAATGCCAGTGCTACAGCTACTTTGGGAAACATTCATATATCAAATGAATATATGGAACTTGAAGATGAGATGTCTAAAGATAGACAAGCTCTCTTAGAAGAATTTGAACGTAGAAAGAAAGCTCGTCAAATCAACGTGTCCACTGATGATTCCGaagtaaagaaaaatttgagaCAATTGGATGAGCCTATTTGTCTCTTTGGTGAAGGACCTGCAGATAGGAGAACAAGACTGAGGGAATTATTGGCTAATTTGGGTGAAGatgcaattaaaaagaaacacgaaGAGGAGGAGAAACCATCCCATCCAATTGAGAGAGACACAGAAACAACATGGTATCACGAAGGGCCAGACTCACTTCAAATAGCACGTTCTTGGATTGCTA CGTATTCATTACCCAGAGCAAAGGCGAGATTGGGTAAGGCAAGGCAGGATTTGGAGTTGCCAACAGCTACGCGTACAGCACGCCGTCAAGAGCTTCTGAAAAAGTTACAAGCTTTGACAATTTACTGTTCTCAAATTGGAGATACGAGGCCAATTTCTTTCTGTCAGTTCAGTCCAAATTCCAAATTGCTCGCTACAGCTTCATGGTCAGGCTTGTGTAAAATATGGTCTGTACCTGACTGTACTTTGTTAAGAACACTTAAGGGACACACTTGTAATGTTGGCTGCATTGTTTTTCATCCAAAAGCTACTATTACTGAAGAGGTGGTAGGAGAAAAATCTGGACAGACTTGTGTGTTAGCATCTTGCGCTTCGGATG GAACAGTAAAGTTGTGGAGTGGTGGATCTGGGGAGGAACCCTTAGCTGAAGTCGAAGGTCATGAACCGCACAGAGTTTCAAGGCTAGCATTTCATCCGTCTGGTAGATTTCTTGGGACATGTTGCTACGATGCATCTTGGAGACTTTGGGACTTGGAACAGCAAGCAGAAGTCTTACATCAAGAAGGTCATGCCAGAGCTGTGCATTGTATTAG TTTTCAGGGTGACGGTAGTGTAAGCGCCACAGGAGGTCATGACTCTTTCGGTCGAGTGTGGGACCTTCGCACAGGACGGTGCATTATGTTTATGGAAGGTCATTTGAAATCTATCTTTGGTATCGATTTCTCCCCGAATGGATTTCACATAGCAACAGCGAGCGAAGATAATACTTCTAAGATATGGGATTTACGAAAGAGATCCTGCGTGTATACGATACCTGCGCACACAAATTTACTATCAGACGTGAAATACCAAAGGATAGAAGGACAATACCTAGTCACAGCATCGTACGACAATACTGCGAAAATATGGTCAAATAAAACCTGGCAACCACTTAAAACGTTACCAGGTCACGATGGTAAAGTTATGTCCGTCGATATTTCTTCCGATCATAAATTCATCGGGACTAGTTCGTACGATCGAACGTTCAAATTGTGGGCTCcagaaaatatgtaa
- the LOC126869159 gene encoding histone H4, translating to MTGRGKGGKGLGKGGAKRHRKVLRDNIQGITKPAIRRLARRGGVKRISGLIYEETRGVLKVFLENVIRDAVTYTEHAKRKTVTAMDVVYALKRQGRTLYGFGG from the coding sequence ATGACTGGTCGTGGTAAGGGAGGAAAAGGATTGGGAAAAGGAGGAGCAAAGCGTCATAGAAAGGTTTTGCGTGATAACATCCAAGGTATCACCAAGCCAGCCATCCGTCGTCTTGCTCGTCGTGGCGGTGTGAAGCGTATTTCTGGACTGATTTACGAAGAAACGCGTGGTGTATTGAAGGTGTTCTTGGAAAACGTTATCCGAGACGCCGTAACCTACACTGAACACGCCAAGAGGAAAACTGTGACGGCTATGGATGTAGTCTACGCCTTGAAACGTCAAGGAAGAACTCTTTACGGTTTTGGTGGTTAA
- the LOC126869154 gene encoding histone H3 has protein sequence MARTKQTARKSTGGKAPRKQLATKAARKSAPATGGVKKPHRYRPGTVALREIRRYQKSTELLIRKLPFQRLVREIAQDFKTDLRFQSSAVMALQEASEAYLVGLFEDTNLCAIHAKRVTIMPKDIQLARRIRGERA, from the coding sequence ATGGCTCGTACCAAGCAGACTGCTCGTAAATCGACTGGTGGAAAGGCTCCACGTAAGCAATTGGCCACCAAGGCTGCTCGTAAGAGTGCCCCGGCTACCGGTGGAGTGAAGAAACCTCATCGCTACAGGCCTGGAACTGTCGCTCTTCGTGAAATCCGAAGATACCAAAAGAGCACCGAACTGCTGATCAGGAAGTTACCATTCCAACGTTTGGTTCGTGAAATCGCTCAAGATTTCAAGACCGATTTGAGATTCCAGAGCTCCGCCGTCATGGCTTTGCAAGAAGCTAGCGAAGCTTACCTCGTTGGTCTTTTCGAAGATACCAACCTGTGCGCAATCCATGCTAAACGTGTTACCATTATGCCAAAAGACATTCAGTTGGCCCGCCGTATTCGAGGAGAGAGAGCCTAA
- the LOC126869151 gene encoding late histone H1-like has product MEDKANSNSTAVEAAENPSTPAKKSSKSKSKSQREKASHPPTSEMVNAAIKELKDRKGSSLQAIKKYIASTYKVDGEKFAPFIKRYLKSAVTSGTVVQTKGKGASGSFKLSTGKSETSKTKKVPHPAKKAAPKKVQSVEKKTVSKKTAPAKKPASPKKAAVEKKPAPAKKSASKVAVAKPKAASEAKSMSKAKKTAKAPAAKTKTPKPKKAAAPKAVKSPAKK; this is encoded by the coding sequence ATGGAAGACAAAGCGAACTCTAACAGTACCGCAGTTGAGGCTGCCGAGAATCCATCTACGCCAGCGAAGAAGTCGTCGAAAAGTAAGTCGAAATCGCAACGTGAAAAGGCGTCTCATCCGCCAACTTCGGAAATGGTCAACGCTGCCATTAAAGAGTTGAAGGATCGTAAAGGATCGTCTCTCCAAGCTATCAAAAAATACATTGCCTCCACTTACAAAGTCGACGGAGAGAAATTTGCTCCGTTCATTAAGAGGTACTTGAAATCTGCTGTGACATCTGGAACTGTCGTCCAAACAAAAGGCAAAGGAGCGTCTGGATCTTTCAAGTTGTCTACTGGAAAAAGTGAAACTTCTAAGACCAAGAAGGTTCCTCATCCAGCTAAGAAGGCAGCACCAAAAAAGGTACAATCTGTCGAGAAGAAGACCGTCTCGAAGAAAACTGCTCCTGCTAAGAAGCCGGCATCGCCCAAAAAAGCTGCAGTTGAAAAGAAACCGGCACCAGCGAAGAAGAGTGCATCCAAGGTAGCCGTTGCAAAACCAAAAGCTGCTAGCGAAGCCAAGAGCATGTCGAAAGCTAAGAAGACCGCCAAAGCACCAGCAGCCAAGACTAAAACACCTAAACCCAAGAAAGCAGCTGCACCAAAAGCAGTTAAATCCCCagcaaaaaaataa